One Kaistella polysaccharea DNA segment encodes these proteins:
- a CDS encoding DUF3467 domain-containing protein, producing MDNNQNQDQNQDPNNININLNEMVAQGVYCNLALVNNSPSEFVLDFIQMMPGVQQANVRSRVILAPLHAKRVLAALQQNIANYEQQFGEIKEVEPFVLGQNNVQA from the coding sequence ATGGACAACAATCAGAATCAAGATCAAAACCAAGATCCAAACAACATCAACATTAATCTAAACGAAATGGTTGCTCAAGGCGTATATTGCAACCTTGCTTTGGTAAATAATTCACCTTCAGAATTCGTATTGGATTTCATCCAAATGATGCCAGGAGTTCAGCAGGCAAACGTAAGATCAAGAGTAATTCTTGCACCTTTACATGCAAAAAGAGTATTGGCTGCATTGCAACAAAACATCGCGAACTACGAACAACAATTCGGAGAAATCAAAGAAGTTGAACCTTTCGTATTAGGACAAAATAACGTACAAGCATAA
- a CDS encoding DUF427 domain-containing protein, translating into MKAIWNGKTIAESNNTVVVENNHYFPEDSITREYYVLTNHHTSCPWKGKASYYSIEVDGKKNENAAWFYPNPKDAADNIKNHVAFWKGVEVKE; encoded by the coding sequence ATGAAAGCAATTTGGAACGGAAAAACAATCGCAGAAAGCAATAACACAGTGGTCGTAGAAAACAATCATTATTTTCCAGAAGATAGTATTACTAGAGAGTACTATGTCTTAACCAATCACCACACTTCCTGTCCGTGGAAAGGTAAAGCTTCCTATTACAGCATTGAAGTTGATGGTAAAAAAAACGAGAACGCGGCTTGGTTTTATCCCAACCCAAAAGATGCCGCTGACAATATCAAAAATCACGTCGCATTCTGGAAAGGAGTCGAGGTAAAAGAATAA
- a CDS encoding thermonuclease family protein has protein sequence MQKTIFILLFFFLGDSFLPASFASFQQKEQLILKVKVIGIKDGDTVEVLYYQLPIIVRLEHIDAPEKKQSFGTVSKQKLSDLAFGKMVTIVSSGKKGNYDRNGRMIAEVYTNEKTCLNKEMLKTGLAWHYKKYSTNSEYAQVESIARKNKVGLWSDKNSIAPWNFRK, from the coding sequence ATGCAAAAAACGATTTTCATTCTGCTCTTTTTCTTTTTAGGGGACAGCTTTCTACCAGCATCTTTCGCATCTTTTCAACAGAAGGAACAACTCATTCTCAAAGTGAAAGTTATCGGTATTAAAGATGGTGATACTGTCGAGGTTTTGTATTATCAACTTCCAATAATTGTTCGTTTGGAGCATATTGATGCGCCAGAAAAAAAGCAATCGTTCGGTACAGTTTCTAAGCAAAAACTTTCCGATTTAGCTTTCGGCAAAATGGTTACTATCGTCAGTTCCGGTAAAAAAGGAAATTATGACAGAAACGGAAGGATGATTGCGGAGGTTTACACCAATGAAAAAACCTGCCTCAACAAAGAAATGCTGAAAACAGGTTTAGCCTGGCATTATAAAAAATATTCTACAAATTCCGAATATGCTCAAGTAGAAAGTATCGCAAGAAAAAATAAAGTAGGACTTTGGTCTGATAAAAATTCCATCGCACCTTGGAATTTTAGAAAATAA
- the ribB gene encoding 3,4-dihydroxy-2-butanone-4-phosphate synthase has product MSDIQLNTIAEAIEDLKNGKIIIVVDDENRENEGDFLSAAELTTPEIINFMTIHGRGLICTPLPEKRCDELGLDIMVTRSSDPKETAFTVSVDLLGEGVSTGISASDRSKTILALMDPKTKPADFMRPGHIFPLRAKKGGVLKRAGHTEAAIDLTKLAGLQEGGVICEIMNDDGSMARLPELYTLAKKHDLKLVSIEDLIEYQLRKGDLIARLEERKVKTFYGEFDFFAFKETSTDQIHFALTKGKWAENEPILVRVQASNSYFDVLSRLTTGEKPLLEKVTSMINEEGKGAIIFINNVSNSENTMRKLQQFLDFQDGQEKRATLASNFHDYGIGTQILKNLGINKFRVISQNVNQKPLVGGYDVEVTEMVEL; this is encoded by the coding sequence ATGTCAGACATTCAATTAAATACGATTGCTGAAGCGATTGAAGATCTAAAAAACGGTAAAATAATCATTGTTGTTGATGATGAAAACAGAGAAAATGAAGGAGATTTTCTTTCAGCGGCTGAATTGACGACCCCTGAAATTATCAATTTTATGACGATTCACGGTCGTGGCCTTATCTGTACACCCCTGCCAGAAAAGAGATGTGATGAATTGGGTCTTGATATTATGGTGACACGCAGCAGTGACCCCAAAGAAACTGCTTTTACAGTTTCCGTTGATTTATTGGGAGAAGGTGTTTCTACAGGAATTTCTGCGAGTGACCGAAGCAAAACAATTTTAGCTTTGATGGATCCAAAAACCAAACCTGCAGATTTTATGCGTCCGGGACATATTTTTCCTTTACGAGCAAAAAAAGGCGGTGTGCTAAAAAGAGCTGGCCACACAGAAGCTGCCATCGATTTAACAAAATTAGCTGGCCTGCAAGAAGGTGGTGTTATCTGCGAAATTATGAATGATGACGGGTCGATGGCAAGACTTCCGGAGTTGTATACGCTCGCTAAAAAACACGATTTAAAACTGGTTTCCATAGAAGATTTAATTGAATACCAATTAAGAAAAGGTGATTTAATCGCACGTTTAGAAGAAAGAAAAGTGAAAACTTTTTATGGAGAATTCGATTTTTTCGCTTTTAAAGAAACGAGTACCGACCAGATTCACTTTGCATTAACAAAAGGAAAATGGGCTGAAAACGAGCCAATTCTTGTACGTGTTCAGGCTTCTAATTCCTATTTTGATGTTTTAAGCCGCTTGACAACAGGTGAAAAACCCTTGTTAGAAAAAGTAACTTCGATGATTAATGAAGAAGGAAAAGGCGCAATCATATTTATTAATAACGTTTCTAATTCTGAAAACACGATGCGCAAATTGCAGCAGTTTTTAGATTTCCAGGATGGTCAGGAAAAGCGAGCTACGCTGGCTTCTAATTTCCACGATTATGGGATTGGAACACAGATATTAAAAAACTTAGGCATCAATAAATTCCGAGTTATTTCCCAGAACGTGAATCAGAAACCTTTGGTTGGTGGTTACGACGTGGAAGTGACGGAAATGGTGGAATTATAA
- a CDS encoding LLM class flavin-dependent oxidoreductase, which produces MKKFEISVLDLAPVKQNKTIHDTFNDSLELAQKVEDLNYKRFWLAEHHNMASIASSATSVLIGFIANGTKKIRVGSGGVMLPNHSSLVIAEQFGTLESLFPKRIDLGVGRAPGTDGLTAKALGRNPNNINQYFPQQILELQRYFSIENSESLVRAIPGEGCDIPIYILGSSTDSAWLAAEMGLPYAFAGHFAPDMMETAFEIYRGNYQPSESFPKPYLIACVNGIAAETDQEAKKLSTTLYQAFINIIRNDRKPYSPPVADIDDVWNPMEKAHVLRMLRYSFIGSAEKIKNEMQQFQNMFGVDEMMITSHIYEQEARINSYKIFRSVVDDLSLSI; this is translated from the coding sequence ATGAAAAAATTTGAAATTTCTGTACTGGACCTCGCACCAGTAAAACAGAATAAAACAATACACGATACTTTTAATGACAGCTTAGAATTAGCGCAAAAGGTTGAAGATTTAAATTATAAGCGGTTTTGGCTTGCCGAACATCATAATATGGCCAGTATTGCAAGCTCCGCAACGTCCGTCCTTATTGGATTTATTGCAAATGGAACTAAAAAAATCAGAGTTGGATCAGGCGGCGTAATGTTGCCCAATCACAGTTCTCTGGTTATCGCAGAACAATTTGGAACGCTCGAAAGTCTGTTCCCAAAACGAATCGATCTGGGAGTCGGGCGCGCACCAGGAACTGATGGCTTGACGGCTAAAGCATTGGGTAGAAATCCCAATAACATCAACCAATATTTTCCTCAACAGATTCTGGAACTGCAACGGTATTTTTCCATCGAAAATTCTGAAAGTTTGGTCAGAGCAATTCCCGGAGAAGGTTGCGATATTCCCATTTACATCTTAGGATCAAGTACAGACAGTGCGTGGCTGGCTGCAGAAATGGGTCTGCCTTACGCATTCGCTGGACATTTTGCACCGGATATGATGGAAACCGCTTTTGAAATTTACAGAGGAAATTATCAACCCAGTGAGAGCTTTCCCAAACCGTATTTAATTGCATGCGTTAATGGAATTGCAGCGGAAACCGATCAAGAAGCAAAAAAACTATCCACGACTTTGTATCAAGCTTTTATTAATATTATCAGGAATGACAGAAAGCCTTATTCGCCACCTGTAGCAGATATTGATGATGTTTGGAATCCGATGGAGAAAGCCCATGTTCTGCGGATGTTACGTTACAGCTTTATAGGAAGTGCCGAAAAAATAAAAAACGAAATGCAACAGTTTCAGAATATGTTTGGTGTAGATGAAATGATGATTACGTCTCATATTTACGAACAGGAAGCACGTATTAATTCTTATAAAATTTTCCGAAGCGTGGTTGACGATTTAAGTTTATCTATTTGA
- a CDS encoding DUF4403 family protein, producing MRLFLLLIFFLASYSVGAQQVISETTPLSLNFPKIKSSVTLPVQIPLSEISKMVNSATPTPLFQDDSFTDNNNDQFKVKVWKTRPIRLIGGTKQNLLIEVPLKIWAEKGIGNFGLYNYQNTTFETVMYFSTQINFQNNWAIVTKTTPLGFKWVTKPVLDYGKIKVPITSFVESSLQKQQAEFSKTIDEMMLTQLNFQQYAVLAWNQFSHPFNISEEYNTWLKINPVNINISPLVFYGNRIDFNLGIDTYSETFTGSKPAASPAVRSVPDFKNVQTLPQKFVLQTTANIPLTEASDIAEKMFLGKEFDFREGKSKIIIDDVKIYGEQNRLTLEIHTSGALEGISFISGIPIYNSEKRKITLSETTYKLNTKNILHKAAALLFKGKIVSLIENEYGIPTADIEDNARKSIEDVFNKEYYKGLKMRGKVFQLKPESILMNGEVMTVIINTEAQIVLSVSGL from the coding sequence ATGCGGCTTTTCTTACTTCTAATTTTTTTTCTTGCGAGCTACAGTGTTGGAGCTCAGCAAGTAATCTCCGAAACAACACCTTTGTCCCTTAATTTCCCGAAAATAAAGTCTTCAGTCACTCTTCCTGTACAGATTCCTCTTTCTGAAATATCAAAGATGGTGAACTCCGCGACGCCTACTCCACTTTTTCAGGATGATTCTTTTACGGACAATAATAATGACCAGTTTAAGGTGAAAGTTTGGAAAACGAGACCAATTCGGCTAATCGGTGGCACAAAACAAAATCTCCTCATCGAAGTTCCATTGAAAATCTGGGCAGAAAAAGGCATCGGAAATTTTGGCCTCTATAATTATCAGAATACTACTTTCGAAACGGTAATGTATTTCAGTACGCAGATTAATTTTCAAAATAATTGGGCTATAGTGACGAAAACAACACCGCTTGGTTTTAAATGGGTGACGAAACCTGTGCTGGATTATGGAAAGATTAAAGTTCCGATTACTTCATTTGTCGAATCAAGTTTGCAAAAACAGCAAGCTGAATTCTCGAAAACGATAGATGAAATGATGTTGACACAGCTAAATTTCCAGCAATACGCCGTACTGGCCTGGAATCAGTTTTCACATCCTTTTAATATTTCAGAAGAGTATAACACCTGGTTGAAAATTAATCCGGTAAACATCAATATTTCTCCGCTCGTTTTTTATGGGAATAGGATTGATTTCAATCTGGGAATTGATACTTATTCTGAAACTTTTACGGGATCAAAACCAGCAGCATCTCCCGCAGTTAGGAGTGTTCCTGATTTTAAAAATGTACAAACTTTACCTCAGAAATTTGTGTTGCAAACTACGGCGAATATTCCTTTAACAGAAGCCAGCGACATTGCGGAAAAAATGTTTTTGGGTAAAGAATTTGATTTTCGCGAAGGCAAATCAAAAATTATAATTGACGATGTAAAAATTTATGGCGAGCAAAATCGCTTGACTTTAGAAATACATACCAGTGGCGCTTTGGAAGGAATCTCATTTATTTCTGGAATTCCGATATATAATTCTGAGAAGAGAAAAATTACACTTTCTGAAACAACTTACAAATTAAACACAAAGAATATTTTGCATAAGGCAGCTGCCCTTCTGTTCAAAGGCAAAATAGTAAGTTTAATCGAAAATGAATATGGCATTCCAACAGCGGATATCGAAGATAATGCGCGGAAAAGTATTGAAGACGTATTCAATAAAGAATATTACAAAGGATTGAAAATGAGGGGAAAAGTGTTTCAGCTCAAACCGGAATCAATTTTGATGAATGGCGAGGTGATGACGGTTATCATCAACACAGAGGCGCAAATCGTTCTATCGGTAAGCGGTTTGTAA
- a CDS encoding DUF389 domain-containing protein translates to MNNYFNLQDGEEQKEKVLANVQSSIVFSGSNVWVLACAIVIASVGLNVNSTAVVIGAMLISPLMAPIVGAGFALAMFDFKLLRKSLKNLLVSTLVGLLFSSLYFFLTPFKEAQSEILARTAPNIYDVLIAFFGGLVGVIAVTRVEKGNPIPGVAIATALMPPLCTAGYGLATGNFSFFGGALFLYTINCVFICIATYLIAKYLKYPSVGFVDAKREKKVRNWITAITVLMIVPSLFFAYKFIQEQRFKEKVTEYVQKEFETKNNTIVYQKTRYSATAQRTIELAFLNRKFTAKEIADENKKLAALGLPNTRLIIRQDSAFLADASTKKIANNEIDNNFSKVIADLNASVERYSFKTDNLFNETKAIFPELTSISLAKQEVFIKKDSSQIIPIALYQSENELSKDRQATLSDWLKAKLKIDTVEIYRRP, encoded by the coding sequence ATGAATAATTATTTTAATCTCCAAGACGGAGAAGAGCAGAAAGAAAAAGTCCTTGCAAATGTACAAAGCAGCATTGTTTTTTCAGGTTCAAATGTTTGGGTTTTAGCGTGTGCTATTGTGATCGCGTCCGTTGGGCTTAATGTAAATTCTACAGCGGTGGTTATTGGTGCCATGTTAATTTCACCCTTGATGGCCCCAATTGTAGGCGCAGGTTTCGCATTAGCTATGTTTGATTTCAAGTTGCTCCGGAAATCGCTGAAAAATCTTTTAGTCTCCACCTTAGTAGGTCTCTTATTTTCTTCGCTTTATTTCTTTCTAACGCCGTTTAAGGAAGCCCAATCAGAAATTTTAGCCCGAACTGCTCCTAATATTTATGATGTTCTCATTGCTTTTTTTGGGGGACTGGTAGGTGTAATTGCAGTTACAAGAGTTGAAAAGGGAAATCCAATTCCGGGTGTAGCGATCGCAACTGCATTGATGCCGCCGCTCTGCACTGCTGGTTATGGTTTGGCTACAGGGAATTTTTCATTTTTTGGTGGTGCACTTTTTTTGTATACGATTAATTGTGTCTTCATTTGTATTGCCACTTATCTGATTGCAAAATATTTAAAATATCCTTCTGTAGGATTTGTAGATGCCAAACGGGAAAAAAAGGTGCGTAACTGGATAACGGCAATTACAGTCTTAATGATTGTACCAAGTTTATTTTTTGCCTACAAATTCATTCAGGAGCAGCGTTTCAAAGAAAAGGTTACGGAATATGTGCAAAAAGAATTTGAAACAAAAAACAATACCATTGTATATCAGAAAACACGATATTCGGCAACCGCACAGAGAACGATAGAGCTGGCTTTTCTCAATAGAAAATTTACAGCAAAGGAAATTGCTGATGAGAACAAGAAGTTAGCTGCGCTGGGTTTGCCAAATACCCGTTTGATTATCCGTCAGGACAGCGCTTTTCTTGCTGACGCATCCACGAAAAAAATTGCAAATAATGAAATCGATAACAATTTTTCTAAAGTTATCGCAGATTTAAACGCCTCCGTAGAACGGTATTCTTTCAAAACTGATAATTTGTTTAATGAGACGAAAGCGATTTTTCCCGAACTTACCTCCATATCATTAGCAAAACAGGAAGTTTTCATTAAAAAAGATTCTTCACAAATTATTCCTATTGCCCTTTATCAGAGTGAAAATGAACTATCAAAAGATCGTCAAGCTACTTTATCAGATTGGTTGAAAGCAAAGTTGAAAATAGATACGGTGGAAATCTACAGAAGACCCTAG
- a CDS encoding YMGG-like glycine zipper-containing protein has product MKTQNITPTNRRSIFKNLFLTSTLSVLMLAACTKDNTVAEKSLDQQKMEFQARQLEIEKQKLAIEKEKMAYETQKKEDSIAEVQKARAAAPKPQVIRETKTVYVNNTPRQSASSSGNASNDGYSQGTTQKQGMSKAAKGTIIGTVGGAAAGAIISKKNRGLGAVIGGVAGGATGYTIGRAQDRKDGRVQPK; this is encoded by the coding sequence ATGAAAACACAGAATATCACACCTACAAATAGAAGATCAATATTTAAGAATTTATTTTTAACAAGTACCTTATCAGTTCTGATGTTAGCAGCTTGTACAAAAGATAACACAGTCGCCGAGAAATCTCTAGATCAACAAAAAATGGAGTTTCAGGCAAGACAACTTGAAATTGAAAAACAAAAGTTAGCCATTGAAAAAGAAAAAATGGCCTATGAAACACAGAAAAAAGAAGACAGTATTGCGGAAGTGCAGAAAGCGAGAGCTGCTGCTCCAAAACCTCAAGTGATTAGAGAAACCAAAACTGTTTATGTAAATAATACCCCGAGACAATCGGCTTCCTCTTCAGGAAACGCTTCAAACGACGGTTACTCTCAAGGAACCACGCAGAAACAGGGAATGAGTAAAGCTGCAAAAGGTACAATTATCGGTACTGTTGGTGGTGCGGCGGCTGGAGCCATTATCAGTAAGAAAAATCGTGGATTAGGTGCCGTAATTGGTGGTGTTGCAGGTGGCGCAACTGGTTATACAATCGGTAGAGCGCAAGATCGAAAAGACGGTCGGGTACAACCGAAGTAA
- a CDS encoding LIC_10190 family membrane protein: MLYILFMLIMLLPTLAGIGALSAKLFTTPNFGLALTILNGIFFCTIIWTVFAFFFPLSIYVEIVTLIFGILLFFYFKIYLQFWEFISKNTFVLLFVTLIIVFVGSYYPFILDHFGYYVPTIKWLSEVGLVKGISNLDLMLGQMSLWHIFQAGFSHFADSFLRINVLVLIVYLIYILEKKSWIHLFFLPVLFVLSQSPSPDLPVIVFSLIILNEIFTSNKNSAFLISFSIFVFAIKPTVIWLPMFTFFYSFIILRGNLKSLFFGILVMIQFLFKNIWTFGFPIFPVQFLDFGFSWKPNLDLLKNSSEIAIVKTFDTQYNYAEILQFSSWDYFKNWLMLDGIKGIINIFFILILMVFFIYTIFKKSKLIWSLFISIIIKSIVVFLFSAQYRFFAEVFFVIFFVLFIGVFSKKLSVIIFGVLAIFFAGFLSFPSAVTTFLPSFKLGNYITGFNASQFYKPSYFALKKYKTHQVGNLKFNVVDGYIYNFETPIPTISPHYIYEDLEAGIFPQLKGKTLQEGFIWREMTIEEKKKLTVILKDFQN, translated from the coding sequence ATGCTTTATATTCTATTTATGTTGATAATGCTATTGCCTACTCTCGCGGGAATAGGTGCTTTGTCAGCAAAACTTTTTACTACTCCAAATTTTGGATTAGCACTTACAATCTTAAACGGTATTTTTTTTTGCACCATCATATGGACGGTTTTTGCCTTCTTTTTTCCATTGAGTATTTACGTAGAAATTGTCACCTTAATTTTCGGCATTCTACTTTTTTTCTACTTTAAAATTTATCTTCAGTTTTGGGAATTCATTTCCAAAAACACGTTTGTATTGTTATTTGTAACGCTGATCATTGTCTTTGTTGGATCGTATTATCCGTTTATTCTGGATCATTTTGGTTATTATGTTCCCACCATCAAATGGCTTTCTGAAGTCGGTTTGGTTAAAGGCATTTCAAATCTGGATTTAATGCTTGGTCAGATGTCGCTGTGGCATATTTTTCAGGCTGGATTTTCGCATTTTGCAGATTCATTTTTAAGGATTAATGTTTTGGTATTAATCGTTTATCTTATTTATATTCTAGAAAAAAAATCCTGGATCCATTTATTTTTCCTACCGGTATTATTTGTGCTGTCGCAATCCCCAAGCCCAGACTTGCCCGTAATAGTATTCTCTTTAATTATATTAAATGAAATTTTTACGTCCAATAAAAATTCAGCTTTTTTAATTTCATTTTCAATTTTCGTGTTTGCAATTAAACCTACCGTTATATGGTTACCAATGTTTACTTTTTTTTATAGTTTTATCATCTTAAGAGGTAATCTAAAATCACTTTTTTTTGGAATTTTAGTCATGATTCAATTTTTGTTTAAAAATATATGGACATTTGGATTTCCGATTTTTCCCGTACAGTTTCTAGATTTTGGATTCTCTTGGAAGCCTAATCTCGATTTATTAAAAAACTCGTCTGAGATTGCAATTGTAAAAACATTTGACACGCAGTATAATTATGCAGAAATTCTGCAGTTCTCTAGTTGGGATTATTTTAAGAATTGGCTTATGCTCGACGGAATAAAAGGTATAATCAATATCTTTTTCATTCTTATTTTAATGGTTTTCTTTATTTATACTATTTTCAAAAAATCTAAATTAATATGGTCGTTATTTATTTCTATAATCATTAAAAGTATTGTGGTTTTTTTATTTTCAGCACAATATCGGTTTTTCGCCGAAGTCTTTTTTGTGATATTCTTTGTATTATTTATAGGAGTTTTTTCTAAGAAACTTTCAGTAATAATTTTTGGTGTGCTTGCTATTTTCTTTGCTGGATTTTTATCATTTCCGTCAGCAGTTACAACGTTTTTACCGAGTTTTAAACTTGGAAATTATATTACTGGTTTTAATGCGAGCCAGTTTTATAAACCATCTTATTTTGCTTTGAAAAAATATAAGACGCACCAAGTGGGTAATCTGAAATTCAATGTTGTTGATGGATATATTTATAATTTTGAAACTCCGATTCCTACGATTTCGCCACATTATATTTATGAGGATTTAGAAGCCGGTATTTTTCCGCAATTAAAAGGGAAAACTTTACAAGAAGGATTTATCTGGCGAGAAATGACAATCGAGGAAAAGAAAAAACTTACTGTAATCTTAAAAGACTTCCAGAATTGA
- the aroC gene encoding chorismate synthase: MFNLGNFLTLSTFGESHGPAYGGILTNFPAGLEIDLEKVQHQLDRRKPGQSSIVTQRKESDTVKFLSGIFEGKTTGTPIGFLIENENQKSKDYDHISKSVRPSHADFTYDQKFGVRDYRGGGKSSARETVNWVVAGSMARQLLPQDVEISAYVSSVGDIFCEKPYQDLDFSKIDSNEVRCPDTPTAERMITKIKEIKKEGNTIGGTITCVIKNLPIGIGEPVFGKLQAELAKAMLNINACKGFEYGSGFCGAKMTGKDHNDLFNADFTTKSNLSGGIQGGISNGMDIYFRVAFKPVATILRPQESFDTDGNPIIVEGKGRHDPCVLPRAVPIVENLAAFVLADLFLINKLRKYAV, encoded by the coding sequence ATGTTCAATTTAGGAAATTTTCTCACGCTTTCTACATTTGGGGAAAGTCACGGACCTGCATATGGTGGAATTTTAACTAATTTTCCTGCAGGTTTAGAAATAGATTTAGAGAAGGTGCAACATCAATTAGATCGTCGCAAACCTGGTCAAAGTTCCATTGTTACCCAAAGAAAAGAAAGTGACACGGTAAAATTTCTCTCCGGTATTTTTGAGGGAAAAACAACTGGAACGCCGATCGGTTTTTTAATCGAAAATGAAAATCAAAAATCAAAAGATTACGATCATATCTCAAAATCAGTACGACCAAGTCACGCTGACTTTACCTATGATCAGAAATTCGGCGTAAGGGATTACCGTGGTGGTGGAAAATCGTCGGCGCGGGAAACTGTAAATTGGGTAGTCGCCGGAAGCATGGCGCGCCAACTTTTGCCGCAAGATGTTGAGATTTCAGCTTATGTTTCCTCTGTAGGAGATATTTTTTGCGAAAAGCCTTATCAGGATTTAGATTTTTCTAAGATCGATTCGAATGAAGTGAGATGTCCGGATACGCCTACTGCCGAACGAATGATTACCAAAATTAAAGAAATAAAAAAGGAAGGAAATACAATTGGTGGAACAATTACTTGCGTCATCAAAAATTTGCCGATAGGAATTGGAGAACCTGTGTTTGGAAAGCTTCAGGCCGAATTGGCAAAGGCAATGCTGAACATTAATGCTTGTAAAGGTTTTGAATATGGAAGTGGGTTTTGCGGAGCAAAAATGACGGGAAAAGATCATAATGATTTATTCAATGCCGATTTTACAACAAAATCAAATCTCTCCGGTGGAATCCAAGGTGGAATTTCTAATGGAATGGATATTTATTTTCGTGTCGCGTTTAAACCAGTAGCCACAATATTACGTCCACAAGAAAGCTTTGATACGGATGGAAATCCAATCATTGTCGAAGGAAAAGGCAGACACGATCCTTGCGTTTTGCCACGTGCCGTTCCGATCGTGGAAAATTTAGCCGCTTTTGTTTTGGCTGATTTATTTCTGATTAATAAACTTCGGAAATATGCTGTGTGA
- a CDS encoding thioredoxin family protein: MKSTIVEDQNIDIKEKTKNYWENALTFEGYMQVAEERATNNRDKNDEYQEYYELGLQRLNRTLKTFKVDAEQLAKAKAKDFTGKILIISEPWCGDASATVPAVSKFFEAAGNQVRVFLRDQDHSLIDQFLTNGTQSIPKVIVLEEDFSVKADWGPRPQYGNDLLKKFKENPDTYLREDFYNDLQVYYAKNKGKDAIEEIITLL, encoded by the coding sequence ATGAAATCAACAATTGTAGAAGATCAAAACATTGATATAAAAGAAAAGACTAAAAACTATTGGGAGAACGCCTTGACTTTTGAGGGATATATGCAAGTTGCGGAAGAACGAGCGACCAACAATCGAGATAAGAATGATGAATATCAAGAATATTATGAATTGGGTCTGCAGCGATTAAATAGAACACTTAAAACATTTAAAGTTGATGCTGAGCAGCTTGCAAAAGCAAAGGCAAAAGATTTCACAGGTAAGATTTTAATAATTTCTGAACCTTGGTGTGGTGATGCCAGCGCTACGGTACCAGCAGTTTCTAAATTCTTTGAAGCCGCAGGAAACCAGGTTCGCGTTTTTTTGCGGGATCAGGATCATTCACTCATCGATCAGTTTCTGACCAATGGAACGCAGTCCATTCCGAAAGTGATCGTTCTGGAGGAAGATTTTTCTGTAAAAGCAGATTGGGGTCCGCGCCCACAATATGGAAATGACTTGTTAAAAAAATTCAAAGAAAATCCGGACACTTATTTGAGAGAAGATTTTTACAATGACTTGCAGGTTTATTACGCAAAAAACAAAGGTAAAGATGCCATCGAAGAAATTATTACGTTGCTTTAA
- a CDS encoding TlpA family protein disulfide reductase, which yields MGFLKKNAFFILAMIFVAILYIFPSVKLKLKDLFFPVAAIENAITLNDEDYDIQLRGINVPDINLKTLKGDKLVFLNFWGTWCPPCREEWPTIEKLYQARKDKIDFVLIAMQDKEEDVVAFMKKNNYTAPVYIAESPITKHVLPKVFPTTFLLDKNGRILLKEDGSKDWNSKSTNAFIDNVTK from the coding sequence ATGGGATTTCTAAAGAAAAACGCTTTTTTTATATTGGCCATGATTTTCGTGGCAATTCTCTATATTTTTCCTTCCGTAAAACTGAAATTAAAAGATCTCTTTTTTCCGGTTGCAGCAATAGAAAATGCAATTACGTTGAATGATGAAGATTATGATATTCAATTGAGAGGGATTAATGTTCCGGATATCAATCTTAAAACTTTAAAAGGTGACAAATTGGTTTTCCTGAATTTTTGGGGAACGTGGTGTCCGCCGTGCCGGGAAGAGTGGCCAACCATCGAAAAACTCTATCAAGCCAGAAAAGATAAAATTGATTTCGTGCTCATTGCCATGCAGGACAAAGAAGAAGATGTCGTGGCGTTTATGAAGAAAAATAATTATACAGCTCCCGTTTACATTGCAGAAAGTCCAATTACGAAGCATGTTTTACCCAAGGTTTTCCCGACCACTTTTCTCCTCGATAAAAACGGACGAATTCTTTTGAAAGAAGACGGCAGTAAAGATTGGAATTCCAAGTCAACAAACGCATTTATTGATAATGTGACGAAATAA